The following DNA comes from Pseudanabaena yagii GIHE-NHR1.
AATTCGATAAATGATTCTCCAATTCTTATCAGCATCTCGAATGCGTAACTCATGACAGCCTTCTCCAATACTTGGCATAGGACGAGAATGAGGTAATCCAATAGACACTCCTTGCTGCAATTGCCTGAGTAGAATGCCTGTTTCTACCCGTATTTCTTGACTGAAAGGTGGAGTTTTAACTTCTCCATGCAGCCAAACTAAAGGTTTACTTTGCTTTCCCATATTTCTTTATATCACATTTGATATATTAGCATGGGTTAGCTTTAATCTAAGTAACAATACGACTTACCACCAAACACCCCCTTAACCCAACCCATCACGCATTCAACCTAGCAATTTATAGCCTGTTCTTAAATTTGAAAGCGCGGCTAAACCGCGCTTTCAAAAATTTCTCTGTTTTTTAATTCAGTGCGTTGCGCTGTAATTACATTTGTGATTGAAGATAATTGGGTAAGCCGAGTTGGTCAATTAACTTGAGTTGTTTTTCTAACCAATAGGCATGATCTTCCTCAGTATCCGTGAGAATATCCAACAAAATCTTGCGACTTTGATAATCCTGTTCGCTCTCACAGACAGCGATCGCTTCTTTGAGATCACCAATCACACTATATTCAAAGTCCAAATCATTCTGCAACATCTCAGGCACAGTTTTCCCAATCTTAATAGCATCTTGTTGCGACAGATCGGGCGTACCACCAAGAAAGAGAATTCGCTCAATCAATAAAGTCGCATGTTGGGTTTCATCCTGCATCTCATGATTGATGCGTTCATACAGTTTATTGAGTCCCCAATCGAGATACATGCGTGAGTGAGTAAAGTATTGATCTCGCGCTGCTAATTCACCACGCAACAACTTCGATAATTGTTGCAAGACTTTCTCACTACCTTTCATAATTTTCCTCAATTGATTTTTTAATTAATAGTTCAAGAATCGATGACATCTGCCATCAATTTGCCAATAGGCTAGATCATCGACTGCAAGAAGTTGGGCAAGCCAGTGTTATCAATCAGCCAAATTTGTGATTCTAACCAATCGATTTGCTCCTCCGTCTCCTCTAGCAACTTCGCAAACAAATCACGGCTGACAAAATCTTGCTGAGTCTCACAGGTGATTACCGAGGCTTTTAGTCCATCACGAATTTCAATGCAGAGAGTCAAGTCATTCTGCAATACTTCAGGAACATCCTCGCCGATTAGCAGCTTTCCTAAACTTTGCAAATTTGGCAAGCCTTCTAAAAAGAGAACTCGCTCAATTAATTCATCAGCCTGCTTCATTGCCTTAATGGAGTAACGATATTCGCGATCGTTAAGCTGATTTAATCCCCAATTTTTGCACATCCGCGCATGGAGAAAATATTGGTTAATTGCTGTCAGTTGAGCTTTGAGTGCCTCGTTGAGCTGACGTTTGACATCGATGTTTCCTTGCATTGCTACCTATCTCTATCCTAAATAAGATCAGCTTGTTTATAGTCCCTTGCAATAGTAATAGCCATTATAGAGATTACTTGCAAATGGAAAATCCCAAATTTGTAAGTAATCAACCTGCAATATAGCGTTTTTCAATCTCAAGAAGTAGATGATCTCAGTGTTTAAGCCGAGATAATCAGCATATATACCCTAGGGTTTAAAGCGTCGTATCCTACTTGACTAATTTATCACTATAAAGAATAATGAGAATTACTTGCAATAAAATTAAATTTTTTAACCTTGCTAAGGAATTAGAGAATATGTATATTTGTGTTTGCCATGCAGTGACTGAAAAAGATATTAAAAAAGCAGTCGGAAAAGGAGCTTCGTCCATTTCCAGATTATCGGAATTAACCATGCTGGGTACACAATGTGGCTGTTGCACAGAACATGCCAATCAAGTTTTGCACCAATGCGCTAATAAGCCTTAGTCCCTAATTGGGCAACGAAAGAGCCTCTAAAAACTCAAAAAAATTTACAAGATTTAAAAAAGTACTTGTCTAAATACACGTACTAGTATTAAGATAGATAACGGTTAAATGGCGAGCGTAGCCAAGTGGTTAAGGCAGAGGTTTGTGGTTCCTCCACTCGTGGGTTCAATTCCCATCGTTCGCCCTAATAAAAAAATAGAGACTGTGCTTGGCACAGTCTCTATTTTTTTGGGTATTTTGACGCTATCTCTTAGGGATAAAATTGCGAGAGAGTATTTATATGTTGATCGCAGTGCTTTGCACTGAAATCGTATCTAATGGTTTTTATAGTTTTAGGACGGCTGTATTTTCATGGGTAAGACAGTTGCAAGGTTTTGGACGATCGCCTTAATCACGCTTTTTAGTGTGATATCGCTTGGCGGTTTATTCCCACAGGGGTCAAGGGCTGAGGGCGGTGCGATCGCGATCGCGGTTGCTGCACCTCTAAGTGGTGATGGCGCTAGTGGGGGGCAGGAAATCGTGGATAGCATCAAGTTATATATTGATGCTACGAACCGCGAGGGGGGAATTAACGGTCGTCCGCTTAAATTAAACATTTATGATGACAAGGGCAATGCGGATGGGGCAACTCAAGTTGCTAACGACATTGCCAAAAGTGACGCATTGGTGGTGTTGGGACATCGCTCCTCTGATGCCTCGATCGCGGCGGGTAGCATTTACCAAGACAAGAAACTACCAGCGATTACAGGTACGGCAAATAGTCCGAAGGTCACAAGTGATCGCCCCTATTATTTTCGGATGATCTATACCAATCCTGCCCTTGCGAAGACCCTATCGATCTATGCTCAGCAGGTATTGCAGATCAAAACTGCGAGTGTGATCTACGACAAAGCTAGCAAAAATGAACTTGCCCAGTCTGAGGTGATTAAGTCCGCCTTTGAAGCTAACGATAATGGCAAAATTCAAAAAATTTGGGCGATCGATTCTGACCCCAATAATCGCAAAGCTTCAGTGCAACAAATTGTCAATGAAATTGCTGCCGAGCCTGAAGCGGGCATTTTGTTTTTAACTTTATCTAAAGAAGAGGTTGCTGAGGATTTCTTGGTAGCGCTCAAACAAAAGGGGCTAAAGAATTCGATTTTGGGTGAGCAGGCTCTTGGTAGAGAAAGCTTTGCCAAACGCTTTGAAAAATATGATGAAGAAAAGAAAAATGCAGGGTTCTTTACGGATGGGATGTATGTGCCATTGCCGATCTTGTTTGACAGCGCAGGAGCCGATGCTCAGGACTTCTTAACTTCCTATCAAAAAGCCTATAGCAAGACTCCCTCATATTTAGGAGCAAAGTTTTATGAGGCAGCGATTGCCGCAGTGGACGCGATTCGTAAAGCCAATCCTAAGGGCACAAACGTAGAAGGCGATCGCGAACAGGTGCGTGATGCTCTGTCGAAACTCAACAATCGCAAGGTAGGGATTAGAGGCTTGACGGGGCTGCTGTACTTTAATAGCGATCGCAATAGTGATCAGCCTGTGCGTCTTGCCCAGTTCCAAAATCAAAAACTAATTTCGGCATCCCAGCAATTTACGCCGATCGCTAATCCTGAACGCTTGAATTTACCCAAGGAATTGCAATCGGGTAGCATTGTCCAGTCGGGCGATCAATATTTTTGGCGGCAGCGTGTAGTTTATGCAGGCATGGATATCAATAAGCTGAATCGCATTGATAAATCCACCTTTACCGCCGATTTTTATGTATGGTTCCGCTATAGTGGCGGTGATGAACCCACAGAGATTCAGTTCCCTGATGCAGTTACCAATAGCGTCAATCCTACGGCTCCCGTATTTGATGGCAAGGCTCCGATCAAGGCTCAGGTGGTCAATGGCTTAAACTATCGCCTCTATCGGGTGCGCGGTGAATTCCGTAATGCCTTCGATTTTCGTGATTATCCCTTTGACTCACAAAAACTAAATTTACGCTTTGATAATCCCACTTTGTCTACGGAGCGACTAGTTTATGCGATCGATACCGTGGGCTTAAAGTTGCCTAGAGCCAAGGATGCTGAACGCAAACCATTCCAAGGGCTACAGCTTTGGAATTTCAAAGACATCACTTATTTCCAAGATTCTTCGCGCAGTACTTCCACTCAAGGCGATCCCGATTTGGTACAATCCAATGCTCAAATTGAATATCCTGGATTAAGCATTCGCATGACTTTCCAGCGTAAAACCCTAGTGTTTCTCTCTAAGAATGTCTTGCCTTTGATCTTGCTATCGCTCCTAACCTATTGCTGCCTATTCTTCCCCTATACGATGTTTGTGCCCCGCACGATGGCTCCTGCCTCAGCGCTACTATCAGGGATTGTGTTATTACTTTCCTTTAACAATCAACTTCCTGAAGTCGGCTATACCGTAGCGATGGAATATGTGTTTTATGTCTATTTCTGTTTGTGTTTGCTACCGATTGTCGTTACAGCGATCGGCACTAAGCTCGACAAAGATGGTCATAAAAAAGCCTTTAAATATTTGAACATTGCCTCGTGGATTCTCTATCCATTAATTTTGATTACTACCGTTGCCACGTTTGCAATTAGTTATAGCGATCGCCTAGTTTAAAAACCCACAGAAAGATTGCAGAGTAAAGCACTGCAATCTTTCTGTTATTTGACTAATCAAAGTGTAATCAGCATCCTGCCAGTTAGTTTTAAGGGAACTATGAATATTAAGTGGAAATCTCAACTGTTGTTGTTTATGGTGGCTATAACCACTTCGATTGTGTCTGCATATTCAGGTTTTCAGGCAAACAATGCCATGATCGAAAGTGCGAAGAAACGCGAACTGAATATCACAGCTACTCTCATCCAAAGCAACATTAACGAGCAGATTAACAAAGCTTCCGCCCGTGCTTCATTAGTTTCCTCATTACCCTCGATCAAACAGGCATTTCGGGCAAAAAATCGAGAAGATCTCACCACCCGTCTATTACCCGCCATGATTGTCCAACGCGATCAGTTTGGTGTGAGAGAAGGACAGTTTATTCTGCCACCTGCAATCTCTTTTCTCCGCATCTATGCGCTCAAGGATGGACATGGTGAAGATTTGAGTGGATTTCGGCAGATGGTTCTGGTCGCTAATCGCACTGGCGAACCACAACGCGGTATGGAAATTGGTCGTCGTGGGCTTAGCATTCGCGCAGTCTATCCCGTCAAAGATGATGAGGGGATCATCGGTAGCTTTGAAATCGGCTTGAGTTTCTCGTCGGTACTATCGCAAACTAAGACGAATACAGGCTTTGACGTTGGTGTGTTCATCGATGATAAGTTGATGACTGAGGTTGCCAAATTGCAACCTCGTCCCGATAACGAGCGCATCGTGGGCGGCTATCAAGCCGTTGAAGTTACTGACTGGGCAGCTCTTAAGTCATTGCTGTCTCCAGCCATATTTGCCAAGGCTCGCGATGTTGCAGTTGACCTGCTCACGGTAAATGGGAATGACTATGGACTGGTATTAGTACCAGTGCTGGACTACAAGGGTGAACGCATCGGCGCGGTGGTGGCAGTCCGCGATTTTAGTGAATTTCAGACGCAGCAGCGGTGGGCACTCACAGGCACGATCGCGATGGCGGGATTACAGATCGTGTTGCTGACGGGTGCATTGTTGATTGTGGTTAATGCCATGTTACTTAAGCCTTTTGAGGCGATCGCTAAGGCTAGCAATGAGCTTGCCGATGGAAATGCAGCTCCCGATCTCGAAGAATTAGCTAACCGTCAGGATGAGATTGGTGGTATGGCGCGATCGCTACAAACTCTCGCAACTCAAACCAGCGCTTCCCAAAGTAATGGCAAGGGTCATGCTCAGCCTGATGCGAAGAAGGAGTTGGGAAATGCGTAGATTAAAAACATTTTCGATATATCGCATATTCATTTTCTGTTTACTGTTCATTTCTTTCTACTTAGCTACCTATATTGGAGCAGGAACAAATCTATCCACAACCGCTATCTTTGCCGAATCTAAAGCTAATCCAGCCGCTACTGAAACAGCAAAGCCTTCTGTTAATCCGCCAGTTAATCCACCAGTTAATCCACCTGTCAATAAAGATAACGCTACTGAAGCAGCGAATCCAGTTAGTAAAGATAATGCTATTGAGGCAGCAAATCCAGTCAATTCAGTCAATAAAGATAATGCTACCGAAGCAGTAAAGCCTCCAGTAAACAAAAATAACGCTAAGGATAACGGCAAAAAACCGACTGCTCCAGATGCAAACCCTCTAGGGTTGAATAATCTTGTGCCTTTCCCAACTAATGTGGCTCTACCAATAAAGGTAGGTGTATCTTTGTTTGTCAATAACATTAGCAAAATCAATGAAGCCACTAATACCTTTGAGAGTCAGTTTGATTTAAGGTATGTCTGGAAAGATCCTCGGTTAGCCTTCGATACAGGTGAGATGGGAACCAACCGTTTGGAGTTTGGACAAGAGTCGGCGGTGGCGAAGTTGGCCACAATCTGGAACCCGCAAATTAAAATCACTAACATCATTGAGAAGGATGCTCAAATTGTTCCGGGGTTATTCATTCACTATGATGGGGAAGTGGAACTCATCCAGCGTGTCAAAGCGACCTTCGAGACTAAATTAAATTTAGATGCTTTTCCCTTTGATACTCAGTCATTGTTGGTAGCCATGTTGTCGTCTAAGTACAACTCCAATCAGATTACCTTGACTCAAGATCAGGAAGATCTGAATGAATCAGGACTCGATCCCGATCTCAAGGTGAATGGATGGAATCCACAGGGCATCACTTTTAAAATGACCCAGCTCCGCGCTTGGAATGGTGCTTTTCTGCGTCAGATTGAGGCTCGTGTGGGGATGAAGCGCATACCGAATGCAATTCTCGGATCGATCTTTACGCCTTTCCTATTGACCTTGATCGTCCCGACGATCTTTACGTTCTTCTCAAATGTAGAGTTAGCTCCGCGTTTGGTCGCTTGGAGTGGCTCGATTTTGGCGTTGGTGGCGCTCACCTTTACCTTTTCAGTACGATATCCTTGGCTCGGCAGCAACAGTCTCGTATCTCAGGTATTCACTTCTGGTCATGCCTATCAACTGATTTCTGTGCTTTTGTCGCTTACGCTCTTTAATCCAGATGTCACTCGACGGATGGATCGGTTTATCGTTGAGGAATTGGTTAGATATCTGCGGTGGTTAGTTCCTATCGGTTTCTTAGGTGTTTTGATCACGAAGTCTTTGCTGACGGCTTTTGATTGGTAGCGATCGCCAAGGTGCGATCGCTTAGTCTAGACCAAGCCCAGAATAAAAGTTCTGGGCTGCAAATTCATTAAATTTTACTTGCAATGAAAACCCCAAGATGCTGTAGGGGCTTAGCATTTGCGCCACTATTTCTAGGCTCATCACAAAAAAATTTAATTTGCAAATGCAAAGCCCTCTTTGCTTTTACTGACAAGTTATAGCAGTTCTAAATAAGTTTAAAGAGGCTTCGACTCCGCTCAGCCATCTATATACGTTGGCTGAGCGGAGTCGAAGCCCTATTTTTTATTTGAATTATCATTGTAAATTTTTGGGCAGAGCATTACCAATTGAAGAGGATGTGAGAAATTTATAGATTGTTGCGAGAATGCTTTGCCCCTAACGATCTATATCTATGGGCGAACTCATATTCCTGCCCCCTTGTATCTTAGAGAAGTGGTAGACCGAACCCCCTAAGGTCAAAAAGATCGAGATTTAGCAAGGGTCGCCACACATAAACAATGATGGAATATAACTCGAACAATCGCTAGGGATATAAATCTCGCATCAGGCAAGGAAGAGATTTTTCTATCATCCTCAAAATAGGTGGAGAAAAAACATGAGTCAAATATGGGTAGGTATAGATGTTTGTAAAGCATGGTTAGACGTGCATATTGTCCCGAACAAAGGATATATCTGCCGAATACCGAGGCAGGAGTGAAAGAGTTAATCAGCCAAATACCTGACCCCACAGAGGTTGGACGAGTAATTCTTAAAGCAACAGGAGGAATGGAATTGACTTCGGCATTGACATTACATCAAGCAGGATTTCCTGTGGTTGTGATCAATCCGAGGCAATCACGCAACTTTGCCAAAGCTACGAATCAACTGGCAAAAATAGACAAAGTGGATGTCAAGATTCTTGCCTTTTTTGGCGAAGCCTTGCGCCCTGAAGTAAGGACAATGGCAGCGGAAGAGACTGATCTAGTTACTCGTCGCCGCCAAATTGTGGAGATGCTGACATCTGAGCGCAACCGTTTAACATCTATTCGTGGCAAAGCTCGTGAAGATATCGAAGCGAATATTGGGTGGTTGAATCAACGTCTCAAAGGAATTGACGAACAAATTGCCCAACAGATTAAAGAATCTACTCTTTGGACTGAACAAGAGGCAATTTTAACCAGTGTCCCTAGGGTTGGCATTGTCGTGGCAAGTACACTATTATCATCTTTACCTGAGCTAGGAACCCTTACCCCAAAACAAATTTCTAGTTTGGTTGGACTGGCTCCGATGAATTGTGATAGTGGACAGATGCGTGATAAGCGGAGAATTACTGGCGGCAGAGCATCAGTTCGAGCAGTTCTATATATGGCTGCTCTGGTTTTGGTTCGGTATAATCCTGTGATTCGTGCTTTTTATGCTCGTCTGCTTGCTAGGGGCAAGCTTAAAAAGGTTGTTTTGACTGCATGTATGCACAAGCTACTGATTATTCTCAATGCCATGCTCAAACAAAAAACTGCGTGGCGTAAGGCTGTTGTTGTGCCTGCCTAGAGATATATTTAAACTGTTTTTTAGACCTGTATATGGTCTTGCTTTAGCGCGAATAATATTAATTCATTTTTTCCTGAATGAAATGAACTTATGGCTTGACATTTAAGACAATTGCTAAAAGTGTTGCTTCGCAGCACTTTTAGGGGGGCTTGGTTTGGATTTGAGCACAACTTACAGTGATTCTTCAAGTTTGTTAATTTGTTCAACTTCAGGTTCAAGATACTTAGGCTGTGCGCCGATTCCCATCATCACTAGACCTGGCCAAAACAAATATGCCAAAATTTCTAGATTCTCCCCAAAGGTATAAAAGAACAGCACCATCACCATACATAAGCCCACCTTCGCAGGAATACTTCTTTGAGATAGATATAACATATGGATAAATCCACATGCCATCGGCACTGCTAGTGATATATATCCGACAATTCCTTTGACATAAAGCAGTCCAAACCAACTGTGATGGGAACCGATGGGCATGAACTCTACCATGTGAGGTCCCTTGACTACAACACCATGTCCCCAAATG
Coding sequences within:
- a CDS encoding type II toxin-antitoxin system RelE/ParE family toxin, encoding MGKQSKPLVWLHGEVKTPPFSQEIRVETGILLRQLQQGVSIGLPHSRPMPSIGEGCHELRIRDADKNWRIIYRIDDDAILIVEVFNKSTRATPKSVIEVCKKRLSKYDTD
- the bfr gene encoding bacterioferritin, encoding MKGSEKVLQQLSKLLRGELAARDQYFTHSRMYLDWGLNKLYERINHEMQDETQHATLLIERILFLGGTPDLSQQDAIKIGKTVPEMLQNDLDFEYSVIGDLKEAIAVCESEQDYQSRKILLDILTDTEEDHAYWLEKQLKLIDQLGLPNYLQSQM
- the bfr gene encoding bacterioferritin, producing the protein MQGNIDVKRQLNEALKAQLTAINQYFLHARMCKNWGLNQLNDREYRYSIKAMKQADELIERVLFLEGLPNLQSLGKLLIGEDVPEVLQNDLTLCIEIRDGLKASVITCETQQDFVSRDLFAKLLEETEEQIDWLESQIWLIDNTGLPNFLQSMI
- a CDS encoding (2Fe-2S)-binding protein gives rise to the protein MYICVCHAVTEKDIKKAVGKGASSISRLSELTMLGTQCGCCTEHANQVLHQCANKP
- a CDS encoding ABC transporter substrate-binding protein encodes the protein MGKTVARFWTIALITLFSVISLGGLFPQGSRAEGGAIAIAVAAPLSGDGASGGQEIVDSIKLYIDATNREGGINGRPLKLNIYDDKGNADGATQVANDIAKSDALVVLGHRSSDASIAAGSIYQDKKLPAITGTANSPKVTSDRPYYFRMIYTNPALAKTLSIYAQQVLQIKTASVIYDKASKNELAQSEVIKSAFEANDNGKIQKIWAIDSDPNNRKASVQQIVNEIAAEPEAGILFLTLSKEEVAEDFLVALKQKGLKNSILGEQALGRESFAKRFEKYDEEKKNAGFFTDGMYVPLPILFDSAGADAQDFLTSYQKAYSKTPSYLGAKFYEAAIAAVDAIRKANPKGTNVEGDREQVRDALSKLNNRKVGIRGLTGLLYFNSDRNSDQPVRLAQFQNQKLISASQQFTPIANPERLNLPKELQSGSIVQSGDQYFWRQRVVYAGMDINKLNRIDKSTFTADFYVWFRYSGGDEPTEIQFPDAVTNSVNPTAPVFDGKAPIKAQVVNGLNYRLYRVRGEFRNAFDFRDYPFDSQKLNLRFDNPTLSTERLVYAIDTVGLKLPRAKDAERKPFQGLQLWNFKDITYFQDSSRSTSTQGDPDLVQSNAQIEYPGLSIRMTFQRKTLVFLSKNVLPLILLSLLTYCCLFFPYTMFVPRTMAPASALLSGIVLLLSFNNQLPEVGYTVAMEYVFYVYFCLCLLPIVVTAIGTKLDKDGHKKAFKYLNIASWILYPLILITTVATFAISYSDRLV
- a CDS encoding HAMP domain-containing protein — encoded protein: MNIKWKSQLLLFMVAITTSIVSAYSGFQANNAMIESAKKRELNITATLIQSNINEQINKASARASLVSSLPSIKQAFRAKNREDLTTRLLPAMIVQRDQFGVREGQFILPPAISFLRIYALKDGHGEDLSGFRQMVLVANRTGEPQRGMEIGRRGLSIRAVYPVKDDEGIIGSFEIGLSFSSVLSQTKTNTGFDVGVFIDDKLMTEVAKLQPRPDNERIVGGYQAVEVTDWAALKSLLSPAIFAKARDVAVDLLTVNGNDYGLVLVPVLDYKGERIGAVVAVRDFSEFQTQQRWALTGTIAMAGLQIVLLTGALLIVVNAMLLKPFEAIAKASNELADGNAAPDLEELANRQDEIGGMARSLQTLATQTSASQSNGKGHAQPDAKKELGNA
- a CDS encoding ligand-gated ion channel translates to MRLVVWRDRYKLSQLKPALPKVMARVMLSLMRRRSWEMRRLKTFSIYRIFIFCLLFISFYLATYIGAGTNLSTTAIFAESKANPAATETAKPSVNPPVNPPVNPPVNKDNATEAANPVSKDNAIEAANPVNSVNKDNATEAVKPPVNKNNAKDNGKKPTAPDANPLGLNNLVPFPTNVALPIKVGVSLFVNNISKINEATNTFESQFDLRYVWKDPRLAFDTGEMGTNRLEFGQESAVAKLATIWNPQIKITNIIEKDAQIVPGLFIHYDGEVELIQRVKATFETKLNLDAFPFDTQSLLVAMLSSKYNSNQITLTQDQEDLNESGLDPDLKVNGWNPQGITFKMTQLRAWNGAFLRQIEARVGMKRIPNAILGSIFTPFLLTLIVPTIFTFFSNVELAPRLVAWSGSILALVALTFTFSVRYPWLGSNSLVSQVFTSGHAYQLISVLLSLTLFNPDVTRRMDRFIVEELVRYLRWLVPIGFLGVLITKSLLTAFDW